In one Massilia endophytica genomic region, the following are encoded:
- the bufB gene encoding MNIO family bufferin maturase has translation MNKWSSLAGAGIGLRAPHYRTFLESRPAAAWLEVHTENFLDQAGWDFHVLETLRRDYAFSLHGVGLGLGSARGFSEAHLERVRGLVRRIEPALVSEHLCWGAVADRHLNDLLPLALDHAALGLLAERVERVQEALGRRILLENVSTYLRFADDAMSEAEFLAELAKRTGCGLLLDVNNLYVNQCNHGEDAMAALSAIQPGMVGEIHLGGHLVTPEAVIDHHGARVVEPVWQIYEAALKRFGKQPTLIEWDTDIPPLEVLQAEAARAAEMLAAAGEGVSAAPERAATVKAADDAALAAGQQAFSSALFDSSHESAVLAAVRAEHAAHRFALYRGNLSASWLKSLQNAYPVVEQLVGGEFFAALAREYGRAHPSTDGDLNRFGASFAHFLDGFPHTRDLPYLPDMARLEWQAYRSHFALTETALGAADFATVPPEQLEESRLRLHSGASVFASQWAVVPLWLAHQPGGPGFPEQADQPSYGLITRPQWKTMIVELPEAGHAALSVLGEGGSFGAALDTAFDKDEDFDIGAQLGLWIGQGAFAAIS, from the coding sequence ATGAACAAGTGGTCCAGCCTGGCAGGCGCGGGCATCGGACTGCGGGCGCCGCACTACCGCACCTTCCTTGAGAGCCGGCCCGCTGCGGCCTGGCTCGAAGTCCATACCGAAAACTTCCTCGATCAGGCGGGCTGGGATTTCCACGTGCTGGAAACCCTGCGCCGCGACTATGCTTTCAGCCTGCACGGCGTGGGGCTGGGCCTCGGTTCCGCTCGCGGCTTTTCGGAAGCTCACCTGGAGCGCGTGCGCGGCCTGGTGCGGCGCATCGAGCCAGCCCTGGTGTCGGAGCACCTGTGCTGGGGCGCCGTCGCCGACCGCCACCTGAACGACCTGCTGCCGCTGGCGCTGGACCACGCCGCGCTGGGCTTGCTTGCAGAGCGCGTCGAGCGTGTGCAAGAAGCCCTGGGCCGGCGCATTTTGCTGGAAAATGTGTCCACTTACCTGCGTTTCGCCGACGATGCCATGAGCGAGGCCGAGTTCCTCGCGGAACTGGCAAAGCGTACCGGCTGCGGCCTGCTGCTGGACGTGAATAATCTCTACGTCAACCAATGCAACCATGGCGAGGATGCGATGGCGGCGCTGTCGGCCATACAGCCCGGCATGGTGGGCGAGATCCATCTCGGCGGCCACCTCGTGACGCCGGAAGCGGTGATCGACCATCACGGCGCGCGCGTAGTGGAGCCCGTGTGGCAGATCTACGAGGCCGCGCTGAAGCGCTTCGGCAAACAGCCAACCCTGATCGAATGGGATACGGATATTCCCCCTCTCGAAGTGCTGCAGGCCGAAGCTGCCCGCGCTGCCGAAATGCTGGCTGCGGCGGGCGAGGGCGTTTCCGCCGCGCCGGAGCGAGCCGCCACCGTGAAGGCGGCGGACGATGCGGCATTGGCGGCCGGCCAGCAGGCGTTCTCGTCGGCTCTGTTCGACTCCTCGCACGAGTCCGCCGTACTCGCCGCCGTGCGCGCGGAACACGCCGCCCACCGTTTCGCCCTTTACCGCGGCAACCTGAGCGCATCCTGGCTCAAGTCCCTGCAAAATGCCTATCCCGTCGTCGAGCAGCTGGTGGGCGGGGAGTTCTTTGCCGCCTTGGCGCGCGAATATGGACGGGCACATCCCTCCACCGATGGCGACCTGAACCGTTTCGGCGCAAGCTTTGCGCATTTCCTGGACGGCTTTCCCCATACGCGCGATCTGCCCTATCTGCCCGATATGGCGCGCCTCGAATGGCAGGCCTACCGCAGCCATTTCGCCCTCACTGAAACCGCGCTGGGCGCCGCAGATTTCGCCACGGTGCCGCCGGAGCAGCTGGAAGAAAGCAGGCTGCGCCTGCACTCCGGCGCCAGCGTATTTGCGTCGCAATGGGCTGTCGTTCCGCTATGGCTTGCGCACCAGCCCGGCGGGCCCGGATTCCCCGAGCAGGCGGACCAGCCCAGCTACGGGTTGATTACCCGTCCGCAATGGAAAACCATGATCGTGGAGCTGCCCGAGGCGGGCCATGCGGCGTTGTCGGTGCTGGGAGAAGGGGGAAGCTTCGGCGCCGCGCTGGACACGGCCTTCGACAAGGACGAGGACTTCGATATCGGCGCTCAGCTCGGCCTGTGGATAGGCCAGGGCGCCTTCGCGGCAATCAGTTAA
- a CDS encoding M13 family metallopeptidase, whose protein sequence is MHAPRWTVLKTALTVALCGASLALTPAFADQATPAAQAAMKVAPGEDFYGYANGDWLSKTEIPADRGSWGSGAALAEETNQRIVKLVEAAASAPAGSDARKAADVYTSFMDEAGIETQGTAALQAELKKIAAIRDKAGLTRALGGSLRADVDPLNSTNFFTENLFGLWIAQGLTDPDHYTPYLLQGGLGMPDRAYYLEEGERMGRLRTAYQAHIAAVLKLAGYTEPELRAARVFELERKIAQAHGSREDSADIQKANNPWSDKDFAAKAPGMDWKLFFQSAGLGKQKKFIVYHPNAIKGAAALVAEMPLQTWQDWMAFHTVNHFSPYLPKAFVDQRFEFYSRTLNGTPQLSARWKRGLSAVNSAMPEAVGKLYVERYFPPENKARVQKMVANIVDAFHKRIDQLDWMAAPTKKEAHAKLSTLYVGVGYPEKWTSYKGLEIKQGDVFGNALRAEKFHLKQELAKLGSKVDSKEWSMPPQLVNAVNMPMQNALNFPAAILQPPYFDPKASDAMNYGAIGSIIGHEISHSFDDQGAQFDSKGRLRDWWTAADSEHFKKAAASLVAQYDAYEAFPDLKLNGQLTLSENLADLAGLAAALDAYHASTGKAMSMDGDREFFQGFAQSWRNKSREASLRNQVKTDGHSPAQWRTYTVRNLDSWYKAFDVQPGQKLYLPPEQRVRVW, encoded by the coding sequence ATGCATGCACCACGCTGGACCGTCCTCAAGACCGCGCTGACCGTGGCCTTGTGCGGCGCCTCGCTGGCCCTGACCCCGGCTTTTGCCGATCAGGCAACTCCAGCGGCCCAGGCGGCAATGAAAGTCGCGCCGGGCGAGGACTTCTACGGCTACGCCAACGGCGACTGGCTGAGCAAGACCGAAATCCCCGCCGACCGCGGCAGCTGGGGCTCGGGCGCTGCACTGGCCGAAGAGACCAACCAGCGCATCGTGAAACTCGTGGAGGCAGCGGCCAGCGCACCGGCAGGCAGCGATGCCCGCAAAGCCGCCGACGTATATACCTCCTTCATGGACGAAGCGGGCATCGAAACCCAGGGCACCGCCGCGCTGCAAGCCGAACTGAAAAAGATTGCCGCCATCCGCGACAAGGCAGGCCTGACCCGTGCACTGGGCGGCAGCCTGCGCGCGGACGTGGACCCGCTGAACTCGACCAACTTCTTCACCGAGAACCTGTTCGGCCTGTGGATTGCCCAGGGCCTCACCGACCCCGACCACTACACCCCGTATCTGCTGCAGGGCGGCCTGGGCATGCCCGACCGCGCCTACTACCTGGAAGAGGGCGAGCGCATGGGGCGCCTGCGCACCGCCTACCAGGCGCATATCGCCGCCGTGCTGAAGCTGGCGGGCTACACCGAGCCGGAACTGCGCGCCGCGCGCGTGTTCGAACTGGAGCGCAAGATCGCCCAGGCCCATGGCAGCCGCGAAGACTCGGCCGACATCCAGAAGGCGAACAACCCCTGGAGCGACAAGGACTTCGCCGCCAAGGCGCCGGGCATGGACTGGAAGCTGTTCTTCCAGAGCGCCGGCCTGGGCAAGCAGAAGAAGTTCATCGTCTACCATCCGAACGCGATCAAGGGCGCCGCGGCGCTGGTCGCCGAGATGCCGCTGCAAACCTGGCAGGACTGGATGGCCTTCCACACCGTGAACCACTTCAGCCCTTACCTGCCGAAGGCCTTCGTGGACCAGCGCTTCGAGTTCTACAGCCGCACCCTGAACGGCACGCCGCAGCTGTCCGCCCGCTGGAAGCGCGGCCTGAGCGCCGTCAACAGCGCCATGCCGGAAGCAGTGGGCAAGCTCTATGTGGAGCGCTACTTCCCGCCTGAGAACAAGGCGCGCGTGCAGAAGATGGTGGCCAACATCGTCGACGCTTTCCACAAGCGCATCGACCAGCTGGACTGGATGGCCGCGCCCACCAAGAAGGAAGCGCATGCCAAGCTCAGCACCCTGTATGTGGGCGTGGGCTATCCCGAAAAGTGGACTTCCTACAAGGGCCTCGAGATCAAGCAGGGCGACGTGTTCGGCAACGCGCTGCGCGCCGAGAAGTTCCACCTGAAGCAGGAACTGGCCAAGCTGGGCAGCAAGGTCGACTCGAAGGAATGGTCGATGCCGCCGCAGCTGGTGAATGCAGTGAACATGCCAATGCAGAACGCGCTGAACTTCCCGGCCGCGATCCTGCAGCCGCCTTACTTCGATCCGAAGGCTTCGGATGCGATGAACTACGGCGCCATCGGCTCCATCATCGGCCACGAAATCAGCCACAGCTTCGACGACCAGGGCGCCCAGTTCGACTCCAAGGGCCGCCTGCGCGACTGGTGGACTGCGGCGGACAGCGAGCACTTCAAGAAAGCGGCCGCATCGCTGGTGGCGCAGTACGACGCCTATGAAGCCTTCCCCGACCTGAAGCTCAACGGCCAGCTGACCCTGAGCGAAAACCTGGCCGACCTGGCAGGCCTGGCCGCGGCACTGGATGCCTACCACGCATCCACGGGCAAGGCCATGAGCATGGACGGCGACCGCGAGTTCTTCCAGGGCTTCGCACAGAGCTGGCGCAACAAGTCGCGCGAGGCTTCCCTGCGCAACCAGGTGAAGACCGACGGGCACTCGCCGGCCCAATGGCGTACCTACACCGTGCGCAACCTGGACTCCTGGTATAAGGCCTTCGACGTTCAGCCTGGCCAGAAGCTGTACCTGCCGCCGGAGCAGCGCGTCCGCGTCTGGTAA
- a CDS encoding CsbD family protein yields the protein MNRDQVKGKAKEIGGKIQEEAGELVGSSKQQVKGLKNQAEGKLQKKVGDAREAVDDALDDDSTIDRGNRM from the coding sequence ATGAACCGCGATCAAGTCAAAGGCAAGGCCAAGGAAATCGGCGGCAAGATTCAGGAAGAGGCTGGCGAACTGGTGGGCAGCTCGAAGCAGCAGGTCAAAGGCCTGAAGAACCAGGCTGAAGGCAAGCTGCAGAAGAAAGTGGGCGATGCCCGCGAGGCTGTGGACGACGCGCTGGACGACGATTCCACCATCGACCGCGGCAACCGCATGTAA
- a CDS encoding HDOD domain-containing protein yields MKLEALFQNPTALPTAPKVVEELISSFDKASVSTEDIAKKVSTDPVLSAKLLRLANSAYYHVSRSIGTVEDAVLMLGFVTVRTLVISSGLVSGFKTVPGLDLKQFWRYSLHTAVGAKWIAKKTRDNTDLAFTIGMMHAIGQLVIHSAMPEQAMQLDKIAGPLDARRLDAEMASLGYGFPDVGAELAARWKFPSTFSDAIKAFPAPLEHEPFNRLAAVVHLAAWRARVVEAKLTDEEIEACYPTEVAEALGLEDGVLIDEMPSPEELAAGLDELVK; encoded by the coding sequence ATGAAGTTAGAGGCACTGTTCCAGAACCCCACGGCCTTGCCTACCGCGCCGAAGGTTGTTGAAGAATTGATCAGCAGCTTCGACAAGGCCAGTGTCTCCACCGAGGATATTGCCAAGAAGGTTTCGACGGACCCCGTGCTGAGCGCCAAGCTGCTGCGCCTGGCCAACTCCGCCTACTACCACGTGTCGCGCAGCATCGGCACCGTGGAAGATGCCGTTCTGATGCTCGGCTTCGTGACCGTGCGCACGCTGGTGATTTCCTCCGGCCTGGTGAGCGGCTTCAAGACCGTTCCCGGCCTCGACCTGAAACAATTCTGGCGCTACAGCCTGCACACCGCAGTGGGCGCCAAATGGATCGCCAAGAAGACCCGAGACAACACCGACCTGGCCTTCACCATCGGCATGATGCACGCCATCGGCCAGCTGGTGATCCATTCCGCCATGCCTGAGCAAGCCATGCAGCTGGACAAGATTGCCGGCCCGCTGGACGCGCGCCGCCTGGACGCCGAAATGGCCTCGCTGGGCTACGGCTTCCCGGATGTGGGCGCCGAACTGGCCGCGCGCTGGAAGTTCCCGTCCACCTTCTCGGACGCCATCAAGGCCTTCCCTGCCCCGCTGGAGCATGAGCCCTTCAACCGCCTGGCTGCCGTGGTCCACCTCGCCGCATGGCGCGCCCGCGTGGTCGAGGCCAAGCTGACGGACGAAGAGATCGAAGCCTGCTACCCGACCGAAGTGGCGGAAGCCCTGGGCCTGGAAGACGGCGTGCTGATCGACGAAATGCCGTCGCCGGAAGAACTGGCCGCCGGTCTGGACGAACTGGTCAAGTAA
- the fumC gene encoding class II fumarate hydratase: protein METRIERDSFGPIEVPAGQLWGAQTQRSLEHFHISTERMPPELIAALAQVKRAAARVNLDLGLLDAKKATAITEAADEVLAGKHAGEFPLAVWQTGSGTQSNMNMNEVLANRGSELMGGVRGEERLLHPNDDVNKGQSSNDIFPTAIHVAAAVALANDVLPAVRQLRATLDGKAKAFADIVKIGRTHLQDATPLTLGQEFSGYVAQLDYAEQIVAAALPALQQLAAGGTAVGTGLNAHPEYAARIAAELEARLRLPFRSADNKFAALAAHDALVAAHGALKTLATALMKIANDVRWMASGPRSGLGEITIPENEPGSSIMPGKVNPTQCEAVTMLCCQVFGNDVAITVGGSSGNFELNVFKPLIAHNFLQSARLLADGMRSFDEHCAHGIEPNLGRIAELMERSLMLVTALAPHIGYDRAAQIAKKAQHEGTTLKEAALALGFVSAEQFEQWIVPLDMTRPGAKG from the coding sequence ATGGAAACCCGCATCGAACGCGACAGCTTTGGCCCCATCGAAGTGCCCGCAGGCCAGCTCTGGGGTGCGCAGACGCAGCGTTCGCTCGAACACTTCCACATCTCCACCGAACGCATGCCGCCGGAGCTGATCGCCGCCCTGGCCCAGGTCAAGCGCGCCGCCGCCCGGGTCAACCTCGATCTCGGCCTGCTGGATGCGAAGAAGGCCACCGCCATCACCGAGGCAGCAGACGAAGTTCTGGCTGGCAAGCACGCGGGCGAGTTTCCCCTGGCCGTCTGGCAGACCGGCTCGGGCACCCAGTCCAACATGAACATGAACGAGGTGCTGGCCAACCGGGGATCGGAGCTGATGGGCGGCGTACGCGGTGAAGAACGCCTGCTGCACCCGAACGATGATGTGAACAAGGGCCAGTCCTCCAACGACATTTTCCCGACCGCGATCCATGTCGCCGCCGCCGTGGCGCTGGCCAACGACGTACTGCCCGCCGTGCGCCAGCTGCGCGCCACGCTGGACGGCAAGGCCAAGGCCTTCGCCGATATCGTGAAAATCGGCCGCACCCACCTGCAGGACGCCACGCCGCTCACGCTGGGCCAGGAATTCTCCGGCTATGTGGCGCAGCTGGATTATGCCGAACAGATTGTCGCCGCCGCCCTCCCCGCCCTGCAGCAGCTGGCCGCAGGCGGCACTGCAGTGGGCACGGGCCTGAACGCCCACCCGGAATACGCGGCCCGCATCGCCGCCGAACTGGAAGCGCGGCTGCGGCTGCCTTTCCGCAGCGCGGACAACAAGTTCGCCGCCCTGGCGGCGCACGACGCGCTGGTGGCAGCCCATGGCGCACTGAAAACCCTGGCCACGGCCCTGATGAAGATCGCCAACGACGTGCGCTGGATGGCTTCCGGGCCCCGCTCCGGCCTGGGCGAGATCACCATCCCCGAGAACGAGCCGGGCAGCTCCATCATGCCGGGCAAGGTCAATCCCACCCAGTGCGAAGCGGTCACCATGCTGTGCTGCCAGGTGTTCGGCAACGATGTCGCCATTACGGTGGGCGGCTCGTCCGGCAATTTCGAGCTGAATGTGTTCAAGCCGCTCATCGCCCACAACTTCCTGCAAAGCGCGCGCCTGCTGGCGGACGGCATGCGCAGCTTCGACGAGCACTGCGCCCACGGCATCGAGCCGAACCTGGGCCGCATCGCGGAGCTGATGGAGCGTTCGCTGATGCTGGTGACCGCGCTGGCGCCGCATATCGGCTATGATCGCGCCGCGCAAATCGCGAAGAAGGCCCAGCACGAAGGCACGACCTTGAAGGAAGCGGCCCTCGCGCTCGGCTTCGTGAGCGCGGAGCAGTTCGAACAGTGGATCGTGCCGCTGGACATGACCCGGCCGGGCGCGAAAGGCTGA
- a CDS encoding FimV/HubP-related protein, with protein sequence MPRISCQPVIPRLLALLLSACAAAGGAQAAELGEVTVRSFIGQALVADIELTDLSQQDLADLQVRLARPDVFQGAGVSLPPALQGMSVSVVSKGQKRYLHLTSSRPVEGEVAHLFFELGSGGRYVVRGATLWFAPDPSPPAKVAEEPVATPVTTVLPPAARLPAAPPASAPVVRPAVAKPAAVAQFSTSPQPAAKASKTDAELMKQVERAFAAGPKAPPAPAPATAAPSPVAARTAPAVAPKPATPAAQSSPAPVAKPAVTVPQAAKAPAVSAKPAPQAAAPAVSKPAAASQAAAAPKAPAAQPPAAAKPPATAPATPAAQPPAAAKPPVTIPATPVAQPPVVAKAAASVAATAAAASARTQPAAGAKPAASASAAPAGSAPAAGPKPAAVAQAASTAGKPATVVPATPAAAKPAASAPAAAAKLAASAAVAPTAVAKPPVTAPASPAAAAKPTAPAAAAPAKPVNPAAPAPASPAVAATAKPAASPPAPNETNAAIARKLAELEGKIKILQAEVKSAFTPAPKAPAPADTPKTQADAKPMQAVPAKQDIKASPAASAPKAVAPSKAGQAAKPPAEHGAGTAYNKAVENMLRDVRTKPIDAAASASLDARPLPKDQQKPAGRTASGVIKDARSAGAKQAASAAPAAPKPEAAKPAVPDAPKEKRMSRPRMVTMIAVGSIALLLVIGVSVHFVRRYREKLAAAPLKIWQSWRKKPVEDEAFAPVDEPEKPLLAVNQ encoded by the coding sequence ATGCCGCGCATTTCTTGTCAACCTGTCATTCCGCGCCTGCTGGCGCTGCTGCTGTCCGCCTGTGCGGCAGCGGGCGGCGCGCAGGCGGCGGAGCTGGGCGAGGTGACGGTGCGCTCCTTCATCGGGCAGGCCCTCGTGGCGGATATCGAGCTGACCGACCTGAGCCAGCAGGATCTGGCCGACCTCCAGGTGCGCCTCGCCAGGCCGGACGTGTTCCAGGGCGCGGGCGTCAGCCTGCCGCCAGCCCTGCAGGGCATGAGCGTGTCCGTGGTGAGCAAGGGGCAGAAGCGGTATCTGCACCTGACTTCGTCCAGGCCGGTGGAGGGGGAGGTGGCCCATCTCTTCTTCGAGCTGGGCAGCGGAGGGCGTTATGTCGTGCGCGGCGCCACGCTGTGGTTCGCGCCGGACCCTTCGCCGCCCGCCAAGGTGGCCGAGGAGCCGGTCGCCACGCCGGTGACGACCGTGCTGCCGCCAGCGGCCAGGCTGCCTGCCGCGCCGCCAGCCAGTGCGCCGGTGGTTCGCCCTGCCGTGGCCAAGCCTGCGGCTGTCGCCCAGTTCTCCACGTCGCCCCAGCCCGCAGCCAAGGCCAGCAAGACCGATGCCGAATTGATGAAGCAGGTGGAGCGCGCGTTCGCGGCGGGACCCAAGGCGCCGCCAGCTCCCGCCCCGGCTACCGCTGCTCCGTCCCCTGTGGCGGCCAGGACTGCCCCGGCTGTGGCGCCAAAGCCTGCCACGCCTGCGGCGCAGTCATCTCCCGCGCCCGTCGCGAAGCCTGCGGTCACGGTGCCGCAAGCCGCCAAGGCGCCCGCAGTGAGCGCGAAACCCGCGCCGCAAGCTGCTGCACCGGCGGTCAGCAAACCGGCTGCCGCGTCGCAAGCTGCCGCTGCGCCCAAAGCGCCAGCCGCCCAGCCACCGGCCGCAGCCAAGCCGCCTGCGACCGCCCCGGCGACGCCTGCCGCCCAGCCACCGGCCGCGGCCAAACCGCCTGTGACCATCCCGGCGACGCCTGTCGCCCAGCCACCGGTTGTGGCCAAAGCGGCTGCGAGCGTCGCTGCGACGGCTGCCGCCGCCAGCGCCAGGACGCAACCCGCGGCTGGGGCCAAGCCCGCCGCCAGCGCATCGGCGGCGCCTGCCGGATCCGCTCCCGCTGCTGGCCCGAAGCCAGCCGCCGTGGCACAGGCTGCCTCAACCGCCGGGAAGCCCGCCACCGTGGTCCCGGCCACCCCTGCTGCCGCGAAGCCTGCGGCATCGGCTCCGGCTGCGGCCGCCAAACTTGCGGCGTCAGCGGCTGTTGCGCCAACGGCAGTTGCAAAGCCCCCGGTCACCGCGCCAGCCAGTCCGGCCGCGGCCGCGAAGCCCACTGCACCAGCCGCCGCCGCTCCGGCAAAGCCTGTCAATCCCGCTGCGCCCGCGCCAGCTTCGCCCGCGGTTGCGGCAACGGCCAAACCGGCCGCCTCGCCACCCGCGCCGAACGAGACCAATGCTGCCATCGCGAGAAAGCTGGCTGAGCTGGAAGGGAAGATCAAGATTCTGCAGGCCGAAGTGAAATCCGCTTTCACTCCTGCGCCGAAAGCACCGGCGCCCGCGGATACGCCGAAAACGCAGGCCGATGCCAAGCCCATGCAGGCCGTCCCGGCCAAACAGGACATCAAAGCGTCCCCGGCTGCCAGCGCGCCCAAGGCTGTGGCGCCGTCCAAGGCTGGGCAGGCAGCGAAACCGCCCGCCGAGCACGGCGCAGGCACCGCCTACAACAAGGCGGTCGAAAACATGCTGCGCGATGTGCGTACCAAGCCTATCGACGCGGCCGCATCGGCTTCCCTGGATGCGAGGCCGCTGCCCAAGGACCAGCAGAAGCCTGCGGGGCGTACTGCTTCGGGCGTCATCAAGGATGCCCGGTCGGCCGGAGCGAAGCAGGCTGCCAGCGCGGCGCCCGCGGCTCCCAAGCCGGAAGCGGCAAAGCCTGCCGTGCCGGATGCCCCGAAGGAGAAGCGCATGTCGCGTCCGCGCATGGTCACCATGATTGCGGTGGGCAGTATCGCCCTCCTGCTGGTGATCGGTGTGAGTGTGCACTTCGTGCGCCGCTACCGCGAGAAGCTGGCCGCGGCGCCATTGAAGATCTGGCAGAGCTGGCGCAAAAAGCCGGTGGAGGACGAGGCCTTCGCTCCGGTAGACGAGCCGGAGAAGCCCCTGCTGGCGGTCAACCAATAA
- a CDS encoding RNA-binding S4 domain-containing protein, translated as MQKTQFDLNGEFVEINQLLKLVGLCDSGGAGKQIVASGEVKVDGKQELRKTAKIRAGQRVTLGDVQITVVGGN; from the coding sequence ATGCAAAAAACACAATTCGACCTGAACGGTGAGTTCGTCGAGATCAACCAGCTGCTCAAGCTGGTGGGGCTGTGCGACAGCGGCGGCGCAGGCAAGCAGATTGTCGCCAGCGGCGAGGTGAAGGTCGACGGCAAGCAGGAGCTGCGCAAGACCGCCAAGATCCGCGCGGGCCAGCGCGTGACGCTGGGCGACGTGCAGATCACTGTTGTCGGCGGAAATTAA
- a CDS encoding DUF883 family protein, translating into MEESGHDLEKQGRLIGDLRQVIENAEELLKNTGQYTSLSYQSARAKLAQALLAATEELERFEETQLDRMIQATQAANLQFNDLTGEAKVLRAFN; encoded by the coding sequence ATGGAAGAGTCCGGACATGACCTGGAAAAGCAGGGCCGCCTGATCGGCGACCTGCGCCAGGTGATCGAGAATGCCGAAGAGCTGCTGAAGAATACGGGACAGTACACCAGCCTGTCCTATCAGAGCGCGCGCGCCAAGCTGGCCCAGGCCCTGCTCGCCGCCACCGAAGAGCTGGAGCGTTTCGAGGAAACCCAGCTCGACCGCATGATCCAGGCCACCCAGGCCGCCAACCTCCAGTTCAACGACCTCACCGGTGAAGCGAAGGTGCTGCGCGCCTTTAACTGA
- a CDS encoding flagellar protein FliT, with protein sequence MTSNEVLSMYENIAGLTNKMVAAAQSGNWTGLDRMENQCAAASVAVMSGVPALEGDARARKIALLKQIMANDRAIRDVTEPWMA encoded by the coding sequence ATGACCTCGAACGAAGTGCTCTCGATGTATGAAAATATTGCCGGTTTGACCAATAAGATGGTCGCCGCCGCGCAATCGGGCAACTGGACCGGCCTGGACCGCATGGAAAACCAGTGCGCCGCAGCCTCCGTGGCAGTGATGAGCGGTGTGCCTGCCCTGGAAGGCGATGCCCGCGCCCGCAAGATCGCCCTGCTGAAACAGATCATGGCCAACGACCGCGCCATCCGCGACGTGACCGAACCCTGGATGGCCTGA